In one Butyrivibrio proteoclasticus B316 genomic region, the following are encoded:
- a CDS encoding cell wall hydrolase, which produces MNKVATLSRGIMRLFIICGLIFVLTLSQGLTVDARSNKTMSDVAAGISNIISPVSPLGIDADAYEVQVASSVDKSSDASSASSTADETETKIVMANVSRAMNVREEPSEDSAKVGVLYKDCGGKILERRDGWTKLQSGDLIGWAKDDYLLFDEDALSLAADVGKQIVTSQSNALNIRAEADENAEVLGVLTEKVFVDMIEDLGNGWISVDYNDETGYVQSDYVTSEFKIDQGETIAAIKIREEAEKKASLTKNRGAVSADADEVKLLAALIQCEAGNQPYEGRVAVGAVVLNRVKSGAYPNSIYSVIYASGQFTPALNGTVARVYNSGKIADANYQAAQAAINGETTVGGALHFRRVNGREGIIIGAHVFW; this is translated from the coding sequence ATGAATAAAGTGGCGACGTTATCCCGTGGGATAATGAGACTTTTCATTATTTGTGGTCTCATCTTCGTTCTAACACTTTCTCAGGGGTTAACAGTAGATGCCCGGAGCAACAAGACAATGTCTGATGTTGCGGCAGGTATTTCGAACATTATCAGTCCCGTTTCACCACTTGGTATTGATGCTGATGCTTATGAAGTTCAGGTAGCTTCTAGCGTTGATAAGTCATCTGATGCCAGCAGCGCATCCAGCACTGCCGACGAGACAGAGACCAAAATTGTAATGGCCAATGTGTCCAGGGCCATGAATGTAAGAGAAGAGCCCAGTGAGGATTCTGCCAAGGTGGGAGTCCTGTACAAAGACTGTGGTGGTAAGATTCTCGAGAGAAGAGATGGATGGACCAAGCTACAGTCAGGCGACCTGATTGGTTGGGCCAAGGATGATTACCTTCTCTTTGATGAGGACGCACTTAGCCTTGCTGCTGATGTTGGTAAGCAGATAGTTACCAGCCAGAGTAATGCTCTTAATATCAGAGCAGAGGCTGATGAGAATGCCGAGGTACTTGGAGTTCTCACAGAAAAAGTATTTGTAGATATGATTGAGGATCTGGGCAATGGCTGGATCAGCGTTGATTACAACGATGAAACAGGTTATGTTCAGTCCGATTATGTAACAAGCGAGTTCAAGATCGACCAGGGCGAGACTATTGCGGCTATCAAGATTCGTGAAGAGGCTGAGAAGAAAGCTTCTCTTACAAAGAATCGCGGCGCTGTCAGTGCAGATGCTGATGAAGTCAAACTCCTTGCAGCACTTATCCAGTGCGAGGCAGGCAATCAGCCTTATGAAGGAAGAGTTGCTGTCGGTGCGGTTGTTCTCAACAGAGTTAAGAGTGGGGCTTATCCTAACAGTATTTACAGCGTTATCTATGCTTCAGGTCAGTTCACACCGGCTCTTAACGGAACTGTGGCGAGAGTTTATAACAGTGGCAAGATTGCAGATGCCAACTATCAGGCGGCTCAGGCAGCTATTAACGGCGAGACTACTGTTGGCGGTGCACTTCACTTTAGAAGAGTTAACGGGCGAGAGGGTATTATCATCGGAGCTCATGTATTCTGGTGA
- the proC gene encoding pyrroline-5-carboxylate reductase, translating to MTIGFIGLGNMAKAIIGGILAKGLMGPNEIIGTAATEATRLKVSNKYGIQIRNSNEAVAKDADIIFLAVKPQYLKVVIADIMDSIDDNKIVVSIAAGKTISWLAKEFEKPVKLVRVMPNTPALVLEGCSAVCRNDLVDDNDYHFIIELLESFGKAYTVPESMMDVVVGVSGSSPAYVFLFIEAMADAAVAGGMPRKQAYEFAAQSVLGSAKMVLETGKHPGELKDMVCSPAGTTIEAVRVLEEKGFRAAVIDAVTACIDKSKSL from the coding sequence ATGACAATTGGTTTTATCGGACTTGGAAACATGGCTAAGGCCATTATCGGCGGTATTCTTGCCAAAGGGCTCATGGGACCTAACGAGATTATTGGAACAGCAGCAACAGAGGCTACAAGACTTAAGGTGTCTAATAAGTATGGCATTCAGATCCGCAACTCTAATGAGGCAGTTGCCAAGGATGCGGATATTATCTTTCTGGCTGTTAAGCCACAGTATCTTAAGGTTGTGATCGCTGATATCATGGACAGCATCGATGACAACAAGATTGTAGTCAGCATCGCTGCCGGCAAGACAATCAGCTGGCTGGCAAAAGAGTTTGAGAAACCCGTCAAGCTTGTAAGAGTAATGCCCAACACTCCTGCTCTTGTACTTGAGGGATGCTCAGCTGTGTGCAGAAATGACCTTGTGGACGACAACGATTATCATTTTATCATTGAGCTCTTAGAGAGCTTTGGTAAGGCTTATACAGTTCCTGAATCAATGATGGATGTTGTAGTGGGTGTAAGCGGATCATCACCTGCTTATGTATTTCTTTTCATAGAAGCTATGGCTGATGCGGCTGTGGCAGGTGGAATGCCAAGAAAACAGGCCTATGAGTTTGCTGCCCAGTCAGTTCTTGGCAGTGCCAAGATGGTTTTAGAGACAGGCAAACATCCGGGAGAGCTCAAAGACATGGTTTGCTCACCTGCAGGAACTACAATTGAGGCTGTAAGAGTACTTGAGGAAAAAGGATTTCGCGCAGCAGTGATAGATGCAGTAACTGCCTGCATTGACAAGAGTAAAAGCCTGTAA